The following nucleotide sequence is from Vigna radiata var. radiata cultivar VC1973A unplaced genomic scaffold, Vradiata_ver6 scaffold_179, whole genome shotgun sequence.
ctccaccatagtttattctggaaaactagggaaaaaccataaaatgataaaacttgGTCTACGAAAACCAGATTTTAGGTTCGGGAGTcagttacgtgtagggaaggtattagcaccctacaacgcctgcccgaaggcagtacctttaattaaatacggaaataaagatgtggtttgcaaaatgtttaactatccccaaaaataaaattctaaataaacaaaaatattttttagttttttgggcccgacaaggattgaccttgctcctacgtattctcattaaaaatgagaaatcagggtcacgtagttctagctgaaaagttgtttgttgtttgaaaatgtgaatgttttgtattttgggcatttttatgtaaaaaaaagaaagaaaagtctcagcacgaggacgatgcgagtGAGCACACACGTACCTAAACTTTTTAAatgcttttgatatttttataaaagggaaaaagatCTTAGCGCGAGGCTAATGCGGATGATCGCAcacatgcttaaacctttaaaatatttttgatattttataaaaggaaaaaaggtcTTAGTACGAGACTGATGCGAATGATCGCACACAcacttaaacctttaaaatatttttgatatttaattattttattgttatgtattataaaaatactttaaaataggtaaataaaataaagtagtaATAATAACcactaaaataaaaaccataggatatctaaacaaattttatttttaataataaattgggCTTGAGCCCATATTGGAAAGAGAGGTGAAGATGGAGGATAAGGGGTGAAGGAAAGTAGAATAGGGGCTGCAAGGTAGAGATGTTTTTTGTTTGACCCGTATGGGCCCAATTGACTACTGGTACGGTGCGAAATAGTAAAACGGGGGTGTAGAAGGAATaacataaaaaactaaagaaaaaaaaatgataaaatagaaaagttaaaatGGACCCCAGCCCAATCCCCCTCTTCAGAATTTTCCTAGGGTTTTCTCACCCCCCAAACTCTCTAGGAGGCTCTCATTTGCAACACTCTAGCTTCTACTCAGAAACCTAAAGTCTCTCATCTCTCCACTCTGCCAGCAAACCTAGGGTTTCTACTTCCACCGGCAGCCGCGAATCACACCACCCCCAACCGGCCAGCCACCGCGCCGTCCCCTCTACTCCGTCAACGGAGTTTCCGGTGACAGCAAACGCTGCCAGAACCGCAGCGTCGGGCCACGACGTTCTCTCCCTCCCCCTCTCTCTCTGTTCGATCTAGGGTTGGGGTTTCTTCTCAAATGCGCTGGCGCCTCCTCCGACATCCACGGCGCCACCACCGTCGAGGTTCGTCTCGCATCATCGCCGGCGACGCCAACCCTCACCGAAAGCGTCGAGCACGAACCCTCCTTCTTCTTTAAATTCGAAACCGCTACCGTCAGAGTAGATGGGCGTTGCCGCCGCCGTCGACCACCAGTAGCAGCCTTGAGGATTGGTTTCCTCTCCGACCCTCCACTTCTTCGTTCGCCATTTCACGTTACCTCAGCTCTCAACTTCGACTTGGTTACTCAACGAGACAGGGTTGCTTAACAGTGGTTTAAAGTTCCAGATTTTGTGCTTGTGCTCCTGTGCATGTGTTTGGCGACCTTGGGTTTCTGTTATGGTATGGTGCGTGTGTGTATTTGGACCTGTGTGAGGAACAGAGGTGGGGAACGGAGGAATTGGTGAAGCTTGGGAGTGTAAGGTTTGGGTTGGAGGAGAATAGAATGGTGATTGGGGCTGGAAATTAGTTTTGGTTCTTGGTGATTGGTGCCTATCTCTGTGACTTAGCGCCTTGCAGGTTGAGGGTGATCGGGCCATATAAACTACACTCTGCTTTTGTCCATTTCTAGCCTTTTGGTTAGAGTTTGATAACTGGGTTCTGTATCTCAAGTCTCTGCTTATGCTATGTCTATTGAGATGTATTTATCATTGTGAACTAAACTGATTGGAGTTAGCTCTCTCTTTCTTGCTTGGTGAAGAAGGACAGGGTATGGGATATTTTCTTCTGGGTTGCAGGGAAGCTAGGAGCAAGGGGTGACAAAAATGGCGAAAATGTGGAAGCCATCCAacagcaaaagaaaatcaaagagTGAATATGGGATGGTGGTGGTGGCGTCGTAAACGACTCAAGGAGGTTGGGTtagtttttctttgcttggttgTCAACTCCATTGGACACAGGCGAGGAAACAGAGCATGGGACAGTGTGGGATAGTGAATGGAGAACGGGAAGGATTCAAGTCACATGATCATACACAACATGGTAGGTAAAATTCTCTATAACAGTCATAACACCAATGCAACAGTAATATGTTCAAGGACAAAAACATGGAGTGCGAGGAGGCATTACTTACCTCTTGAAGACTCGATTGCCAACGCATCCTTGCGTATCCGATGAGTCTCCTTCTCCTCCGACGCAGTTCCAAATATTGCTCTCACAGCTCCTTGATTCTTGATGCAGcgagcaattttttttttgcttagtGTTCTCTTCGTAAAAAATAATGCTGAAAATGCCACCCTCTTTTGTTATCGTTCCCCCTGGCCAAAGCTCTCTCGACCCTTTTTTTGGTTCTCGCCTCAGCTTCCTGCTCCACTTCTCAGTAAC
It contains:
- the LOC111240911 gene encoding uncharacterized protein LOC111240911 isoform X1, which codes for MAAETFLEFDRAEKTVTEKWSRKLRREPKKGSRELWPGGTITKEGGIFSIIFYEENTKQKKNCSLHQESRSCESNIWNCVGGEGDSSDTQGCVGNRVFKRYMKKFSSIREF
- the LOC111240911 gene encoding uncharacterized protein LOC111240911 isoform X2, with the protein product MAAETFLEFDRAEKTVTEKWSRKLRREPKKGSRELWPGGTITKEGGIFSIIFYEENTKQKKNCSLHQESRSCESNIWNCVGGEGDSSDTQGCVGNRVFKR